The following coding sequences lie in one Pseudomonas syringae CC1557 genomic window:
- a CDS encoding ParB family protein: protein MAEISSQDMAGKLLAAGFERCGPSVTALSDPIADTPMVVTLDQLRPYDHDPRMKRNPAYEEIKASIRERGLDAAPAITRRPGDEHYIIRNGGNTRLAILRELWTETKDERFFRISCLFRPWPARGEIVALTGHLAENELRGGLTFIERALGVEKAREFYEEESGATLSQSELARRLAADGYPVQQSHISRMADAVRYLLPAIPTVLYGGLGRHQVERLSVMRKACERTWEYYAKSRSLPLNFNNFFQEVLSQFDIQADEFAPQRVQDELIGQMSELLGVNYDVLALDLNESESRHRALVSQPTPPSAPPALPEPGAIARPPVEPAPSTDTPSPPKTRSAGDPITCENDTDAGKASAGNPAAAAGELLQDHIVSPAPTTERLQSIQRMIADQLGDAVPPDFSANVLQSIPVQAGGLYPISDVWYIEPGLDAPDRLRIHIAQFAREIAGEADLDEFIEDRPDGIGFACRAQAPWQLEHAVLALLGSLAGQQPADAGPNEQLVTDLPTLLHGQGDFTRRLSDTALVKLFRLLRLARRLLDLEAGATAPDS from the coding sequence ATGGCTGAGATATCCTCCCAGGACATGGCCGGCAAGCTGCTTGCAGCCGGGTTCGAGCGCTGCGGTCCATCGGTCACGGCCTTGAGCGACCCGATTGCCGATACACCGATGGTCGTGACGCTGGACCAGCTGCGGCCCTACGACCACGACCCGCGAATGAAGCGCAACCCAGCCTATGAAGAAATCAAGGCGTCCATCCGCGAACGCGGCCTGGATGCAGCACCTGCTATCACGCGCCGTCCGGGCGACGAGCACTACATCATTCGTAATGGTGGCAACACGCGGCTCGCGATCCTACGTGAACTCTGGACAGAGACGAAGGACGAGCGCTTCTTCCGTATTTCGTGCCTTTTCCGGCCCTGGCCTGCGCGCGGAGAAATCGTCGCGCTGACCGGACACCTCGCCGAGAACGAGCTGCGCGGCGGCCTCACGTTCATCGAGCGCGCCTTGGGCGTCGAAAAAGCCCGCGAGTTCTATGAAGAGGAAAGCGGCGCCACGCTGAGCCAGTCCGAACTAGCCCGCCGCCTCGCTGCCGACGGCTATCCCGTACAGCAGTCGCACATAAGCCGCATGGCCGATGCAGTGCGCTACCTACTACCTGCGATTCCGACCGTGCTCTATGGAGGCTTGGGCCGTCATCAGGTCGAGCGGCTTTCGGTCATGCGCAAGGCCTGCGAGCGCACCTGGGAGTATTACGCCAAAAGTCGCTCCCTTCCATTGAACTTCAACAATTTCTTTCAGGAGGTGCTGTCGCAGTTCGACATCCAGGCGGACGAATTTGCTCCTCAGCGGGTGCAGGACGAACTGATCGGCCAGATGTCAGAGCTGCTGGGCGTCAATTACGATGTGCTGGCCTTGGACCTGAATGAATCCGAGAGCCGCCACCGTGCGCTGGTTAGCCAACCGACGCCGCCGTCGGCACCGCCCGCATTGCCTGAGCCTGGAGCCATCGCGCGACCGCCTGTCGAACCGGCGCCGTCCACCGATACTCCTTCGCCACCTAAAACGCGGTCAGCGGGCGACCCCATCACGTGCGAAAATGATACGGACGCTGGCAAAGCATCCGCCGGAAACCCTGCAGCAGCAGCTGGAGAGCTGCTGCAAGACCATATCGTCTCGCCGGCACCAACGACAGAGCGGCTCCAGTCCATCCAACGGATGATCGCGGACCAGTTGGGCGATGCGGTACCGCCGGACTTCTCAGCCAACGTATTGCAGTCCATCCCAGTACAGGCCGGTGGCCTCTATCCCATCTCCGACGTCTGGTACATCGAACCCGGCCTGGACGCGCCAGACCGGCTACGCATCCATATCGCGCAGTTCGCGCGCGAGATCGCCGGCGAGGCGGACTTGGACGAGTTCATCGAGGACCGTCCCGACGGCATCGGGTTCGCATGTCGCGCCCAGGCACCCTGGCAGCTTGAACATGCCGTGCTGGCGTTGCTGGGATCTCTAGCCGGTCAGCAGCCGGCCGATGCCGGCCCCAACGAGCAACTCGTCACCGATCTGCCGACACTGCTACACGGTCAAGGCGACTTCACCAGGCGATTGAGCGATACCGCGCTGGTCAAGCTGTTCCGGTTGCTGCGGTTGGCCCGACGCCTGCTGGATCTGGAAGCCGGTGCCACGGCTCCCGATTCTTGA
- a CDS encoding ParA family protein, whose product MQVVSIISTKGGVGKTTTAANLGGLAADAGLRVLLLDLDVQPTLSSYYELAHRAPCGIYELLAFNERDLGRLVSRTIIAGLDLVLSNDHRGELNTLLLHAPDGRLRLRHMLPALAPLYDLVLIDTQGARSVLLEMAVLASNLALSPVTPEILAARELRRGTMQLLEDIAPYRHLGIEPPPLHLLINRVHSVSINARLIQQALRDLFQNHAGIRVLGTNVPAIEAYPRAATRGLPVHRVEHRQPPGRIAPAALDTMRTLAGELFPEWQDKFIQVSGRPARPLETGRPHGERT is encoded by the coding sequence ATGCAGGTTGTATCCATCATCTCGACCAAGGGCGGCGTTGGCAAAACGACCACGGCCGCCAATCTCGGCGGGCTCGCCGCAGACGCGGGACTGCGCGTGTTGCTGCTCGACCTCGACGTGCAGCCCACGCTTTCCTCTTATTATGAACTGGCCCACCGCGCACCCTGCGGCATCTATGAGTTGCTGGCCTTCAATGAACGCGACCTCGGCCGACTCGTGTCCCGCACCATCATCGCAGGTCTGGACTTGGTGCTCTCGAATGACCATCGAGGTGAACTGAACACCTTGCTCTTGCATGCTCCAGATGGACGCCTGCGGCTGCGCCACATGCTGCCGGCGCTGGCACCACTTTATGACCTGGTGCTGATCGATACGCAGGGCGCGCGTTCGGTGCTGCTGGAGATGGCAGTGTTGGCCTCCAACCTAGCACTGTCGCCCGTCACTCCGGAAATCCTTGCGGCCCGTGAGTTGCGGCGTGGCACCATGCAGTTGCTGGAGGACATCGCTCCGTATCGACACCTCGGCATCGAACCGCCTCCGCTGCACCTGCTTATCAATCGAGTCCATTCCGTATCCATCAACGCGCGGCTGATCCAACAGGCGCTGCGCGACCTGTTTCAAAACCATGCTGGCATTCGCGTGCTGGGTACCAACGTGCCAGCCATTGAAGCCTATCCCCGCGCCGCTACCCGTGGTCTGCCGGTGCATCGCGTCGAGCATCGCCAGCCACCGGGCAGAATTGCGCCCGCCGCGCTCGACACCATGCGCACGCTCGCCGGGGAGCTGTTCCCTGAGTGGCAAGACAAATTTATCCAAGTCTCCGGCCGTCCAGCGCGTCCTCTTGAAACTGGGAGGCCCCATGGCGAACGTACATGA
- a CDS encoding AlpA family transcriptional regulator, with amino-acid sequence MLQTPVLQPNERRILRLSEVEAKSGFKRAHIYNLMKKRQFPQARRLGVRAVGWDSVEIDQWIAERLNNRT; translated from the coding sequence ATGTTGCAAACACCGGTACTGCAACCGAACGAGCGCCGCATCCTGCGGCTCAGTGAAGTCGAAGCGAAGTCTGGTTTCAAGCGCGCTCACATCTACAACCTGATGAAAAAGCGTCAGTTCCCACAGGCGCGGCGCCTCGGCGTACGGGCTGTGGGCTGGGATTCGGTCGAGATCGATCAGTGGATCGCCGAACGCCTCAATAACCGAACCTGA
- a CDS encoding DUF4189 domain-containing protein produces MLKILPLLFIMAFASNTVAEGACPPGQYQIGGQGAVACAPIPQENSVQQQPVAPRPTGEWIKTWGAIAMGSSDSVPNYGVTTGKPSKAEAEQDALQRCASRGQKNCQIGLAYINQCAVIAEPQLNGKPFANGSSEFIGANTLSEASKLAKEKCSVNNQETPGAECVIIYNACSEPIFHKY; encoded by the coding sequence GTGCTCAAGATCCTACCTCTACTTTTTATCATGGCCTTCGCATCCAATACCGTAGCAGAGGGCGCATGTCCCCCAGGTCAGTACCAGATCGGAGGTCAAGGTGCGGTGGCGTGCGCGCCGATTCCACAAGAAAACTCCGTTCAGCAGCAACCTGTCGCCCCTCGGCCAACTGGGGAATGGATTAAAACCTGGGGTGCGATCGCGATGGGGTCCAGTGATTCCGTTCCAAACTATGGCGTGACCACGGGAAAGCCATCAAAAGCTGAAGCAGAGCAAGATGCTTTACAGCGGTGCGCCTCTCGCGGGCAAAAAAATTGCCAAATTGGGTTGGCTTATATAAATCAGTGCGCAGTTATCGCTGAGCCTCAATTAAACGGGAAACCATTTGCAAATGGATCATCTGAGTTCATTGGAGCAAACACGCTTTCCGAAGCAAGCAAGTTAGCAAAAGAAAAGTGCTCTGTGAATAATCAAGAAACCCCGGGGGCGGAGTGCGTGATTATATATAACGCGTGCTCAGAGCCTATTTTTCATAAATACTAA
- a CDS encoding DUF4189 domain-containing protein produces MFGIKGNGERLMIFRTIFYVACLVLSGVTMAEQGCPPGQYPVGGQGVAGCARIPQEGSQQPAPAPRPSGEWIKTWGAIAMGSLDAITSYGVTTGKLTRIDAEEDSLRRCASHGEDNCRILISYHNQCVALAEPQINGVPFSTGVVSVSRAATIAEASELSANDCKEKNKKTPSAQCKVGYTACTEQISTNTEFEVS; encoded by the coding sequence ATGTTTGGCATCAAGGGAAATGGTGAACGCCTTATGATTTTTAGGACGATATTTTACGTGGCATGCTTGGTTCTTTCGGGTGTCACCATGGCAGAACAGGGCTGCCCTCCTGGCCAATATCCTGTTGGCGGACAAGGGGTGGCAGGGTGTGCGCGCATACCACAAGAGGGCTCTCAGCAGCCAGCGCCAGCGCCTCGTCCGAGCGGTGAATGGATAAAAACTTGGGGGGCGATCGCGATGGGGTCCCTTGACGCCATCACAAGTTACGGGGTCACTACAGGAAAGCTAACGAGGATAGATGCGGAGGAAGATTCGCTAAGGCGTTGCGCTTCCCACGGCGAGGATAATTGCAGAATTCTTATTTCGTACCACAATCAATGTGTAGCGCTTGCTGAGCCTCAAATAAATGGAGTGCCATTTTCTACAGGCGTGGTTAGTGTAAGTAGAGCCGCAACAATCGCGGAAGCAAGTGAATTGTCCGCTAACGACTGTAAAGAAAAAAATAAAAAAACACCCTCTGCTCAATGCAAGGTGGGGTACACCGCCTGTACAGAGCAAATTTCCACAAATACTGAATTCGAGGTGAGTTGA
- a CDS encoding OmpA family protein, with amino-acid sequence MPLLKETAAVTLALAMILGLSAQATSSAQAAHKKVFDAGSLPVSSAPLGDFPYIALPSGYVAGATPDIADFDQVPFWTGDRLQPVEGKVWSAHIDAAQGKTFSDLELERNIEAVVTALGGKKIFDGKLTEAATQKIEEWPRNVASKYNSGLGDIWNNPAQVFVVHRADRDIWIHLCSYQFGGGLLIAETKPLQVTASLLPASELKTQIDKNGKVALHVNFATDKTDVLPDSQPQIAQVAQLLKDDAALKLAVNGYTDGIGDPAHNKTLSEGRAKAVVAAITARGIEADRLLAVGFGDANPVADNTTEAGKAQNRRVELVKQD; translated from the coding sequence ATGCCGTTATTGAAAGAAACAGCAGCGGTTACACTTGCGTTAGCCATGATTCTCGGCCTTAGTGCTCAGGCCACATCATCCGCACAGGCAGCACACAAAAAGGTATTCGATGCCGGCAGCCTGCCAGTGTCCAGCGCGCCGCTGGGAGACTTCCCGTACATTGCCCTACCCAGCGGCTATGTCGCGGGAGCCACACCAGATATTGCCGATTTCGATCAGGTGCCGTTCTGGACCGGCGATCGCCTGCAGCCGGTCGAGGGCAAGGTCTGGTCGGCGCACATCGACGCGGCGCAGGGCAAGACCTTCTCCGACCTGGAGTTGGAACGCAACATCGAGGCTGTCGTCACCGCGCTCGGCGGCAAGAAGATCTTCGATGGCAAGCTTACTGAAGCGGCTACTCAGAAGATCGAGGAATGGCCGCGCAATGTCGCAAGCAAGTACAACAGCGGCCTGGGCGATATCTGGAACAACCCCGCGCAGGTCTTCGTCGTACATCGCGCCGATCGCGATATCTGGATCCACCTGTGCAGCTACCAGTTCGGCGGCGGCCTGCTGATCGCCGAGACCAAGCCGCTGCAGGTCACCGCCAGCCTGCTGCCTGCCAGCGAACTGAAGACGCAGATCGACAAGAACGGCAAGGTCGCGCTGCACGTCAACTTCGCCACCGACAAGACTGACGTACTGCCGGATTCGCAGCCGCAAATCGCGCAGGTCGCGCAGTTGCTCAAGGACGACGCAGCACTCAAACTAGCTGTCAACGGCTATACCGATGGGATCGGCGATCCCGCGCACAACAAGACGCTTTCGGAAGGCCGGGCTAAGGCAGTTGTAGCCGCCATTACCGCCAGAGGAATTGAGGCGGACAGATTATTGGCTGTCGGCTTCGGCGACGCTAACCCGGTAGCCGACAACACCACTGAAGCGGGTAAGGCGCAAAACCGCAGGGTAGAGTTGGTAAAGCAGGACTAA
- a CDS encoding HlyD family secretion protein, with amino-acid sequence MLFRSEALDAQKRSMLGTVLLVSPMSMRLAAAVALLFCICMGLFLTFATYTKRTAASGVLLPETGLIRIYAPQAGVVNHLRITEGQPVNAEAVLMALSSDTQNGEAGGAQRAISLSIKRRQESLTQEIDETLALHQQELEGKKRQVEALETEQQKILAQIDLARQRLALTKGIAERYANLQRQDYVSRDQLQEKEDAVLDMRLRGEELNRSLLTVRAESTRLRAELVELPFNQSKQLADLQRRLAESQDQLVESETKREILITAPTDGEATALSVANGSRVDSARPLLSIVPTDATLHAELYLPSRSVGFVRVGDTVMLRYQAYPYQRFGLQPGTVSSISRTALPADEVMTLGNISEQMREQGPFYRVTVALASQTIEGQGKRERLRSGMQLDADIMQEKLPLYEWLLEPLRGIGKRL; translated from the coding sequence ATGCTATTTCGGTCTGAAGCACTCGACGCGCAGAAGCGCAGTATGTTGGGGACAGTCTTATTAGTCAGCCCTATGTCGATGCGCTTGGCGGCCGCCGTCGCGCTGCTGTTCTGCATCTGCATGGGCCTGTTTCTGACCTTCGCTACCTACACCAAACGTACTGCTGCAAGCGGTGTGCTGCTGCCTGAAACAGGCCTGATCAGGATTTATGCGCCACAAGCCGGTGTGGTCAACCATCTGCGCATTACCGAAGGACAGCCGGTGAATGCCGAAGCCGTGTTGATGGCGTTGTCCAGTGATACGCAAAACGGCGAAGCGGGCGGTGCGCAACGGGCGATCAGTCTGTCGATCAAACGCCGCCAGGAAAGCCTGACTCAGGAGATCGACGAGACTCTGGCCTTGCATCAGCAGGAGCTGGAGGGCAAAAAACGTCAGGTCGAAGCGCTGGAAACCGAGCAGCAGAAAATACTCGCGCAAATCGACCTGGCGCGTCAGCGGCTGGCGTTGACCAAAGGGATTGCCGAACGCTACGCCAACCTGCAACGCCAGGATTACGTATCGCGTGATCAGCTTCAGGAAAAAGAAGACGCTGTGCTGGACATGCGCTTGCGCGGTGAAGAACTGAATCGCTCGCTGCTGACCGTGCGCGCCGAAAGCACCAGGCTGCGCGCGGAGCTGGTCGAGCTGCCGTTCAACCAGAGTAAGCAACTGGCCGACCTGCAACGCAGGCTGGCGGAGAGTCAGGACCAACTGGTCGAAAGTGAGACCAAGCGGGAGATTCTGATCACTGCGCCAACCGACGGTGAGGCAACCGCCCTCTCGGTCGCCAACGGTTCACGGGTCGACAGTGCGCGGCCGCTGCTGAGCATCGTGCCTACCGATGCAACACTTCATGCGGAGTTGTATCTGCCCAGTCGCTCGGTAGGCTTTGTACGCGTGGGCGATACCGTGATGTTGCGTTACCAGGCCTATCCCTATCAGCGCTTCGGCCTGCAGCCGGGCACCGTGTCGTCAATTTCCCGTACCGCATTGCCCGCTGATGAAGTCATGACGCTGGGCAATATCTCCGAACAGATGCGCGAGCAGGGCCCTTTCTATCGGGTCACGGTCGCGCTGGCGTCTCAGACCATCGAGGGTCAGGGCAAACGCGAGCGTTTGCGCTCCGGTATGCAGCTGGACGCCGACATCATGCAGGAAAAGCTACCGCTCTATGAGTGGCTGCTCGAGCCTTTGCGCGGAATAGGAAAGCGCCTTTGA
- a CDS encoding peptidase domain-containing ABC transporter, which yields MNLKNAFTFGVGRKLPVVLQAEATECGLACMAMIASYHGQHSDLFSLRERLSPSMKGVNLKQLTRMAAQLGLGSRALRVELSALGQLQLPCVLHWNFNHFVVLKEVTAHGVVVHDPARGLCKLSLDEVSAAFTGVALEMWPESDFQPVAVRPPIPLRKLLGRVRGFGRVLTHVLLLALALELCTILSPFFMQTVIDKVLVSADLDLLAVLAIGFGILLIIQHSVALARGWALMYLGTMLGSQWQINVFTHLLRLPVAFFERRHLGDIVSRFGSLKSIQQTVTTSFIEAMLDGLMTVITLGLMIAYSPKLALVAVVAMVIYALARWAWFGPLRRASENQLVHAARQQSHFLESVRGVRTIKLFNRHEQRCNAWSALLVEEINAGLHPQKLQLAYRTFNGVLFGLVTIIIIWLGARLVLEGQFSAGMLIAFNSYKEQFNGRVAGLIDKIVDVIMLRLHGERLADIVLQEAEPVSGLDAFDDASSEKAPSLEVRDLRFRYSEYEPYVLDGVSIHVRAGESVAIVGPSGGGKSTLLNVMLGILAPSAGSVLLNGLPVGPEHVNTLRRLTGTVLQDDVLFAGSIGDNISFFETGADQHWIEQCARLAAVHDDIAQMPMGYNTLVGDMGTVLSGGQKQRVLLARALYKKPQLLFLDEATSHLDIAREAAVNQALQALNITRIIVAHRPETIRSADRVVALANGRIAYDGPVLEEPSAQGSEP from the coding sequence TTGAACCTCAAAAATGCGTTCACTTTCGGGGTCGGAAGAAAACTGCCGGTGGTGCTGCAGGCCGAAGCCACTGAGTGTGGCCTGGCGTGCATGGCCATGATCGCCAGTTACCACGGACAACACAGCGACCTTTTTTCTCTGCGTGAACGTCTTTCGCCGTCGATGAAAGGCGTCAACCTCAAGCAGCTGACCCGCATGGCCGCGCAACTCGGACTAGGCAGCCGGGCACTGCGCGTCGAATTGAGTGCGCTGGGTCAACTGCAACTGCCTTGCGTGCTGCACTGGAACTTCAACCATTTTGTGGTGCTCAAGGAGGTCACTGCGCACGGCGTAGTGGTGCACGACCCAGCGCGTGGCCTGTGCAAGCTGTCGCTGGATGAGGTGTCGGCGGCCTTTACCGGCGTGGCGTTGGAGATGTGGCCGGAGAGTGATTTCCAGCCGGTCGCTGTCCGGCCGCCCATTCCGTTGCGCAAACTGCTGGGGCGAGTACGCGGCTTTGGCCGGGTGCTCACCCACGTGCTGCTGTTGGCGCTGGCGCTGGAGCTGTGCACCATTCTCAGTCCGTTCTTCATGCAGACCGTGATCGACAAGGTGCTGGTCAGTGCCGATCTGGATCTGCTGGCGGTGCTGGCCATCGGTTTCGGCATTCTGTTGATCATTCAGCACAGTGTTGCGCTGGCCCGCGGGTGGGCGCTGATGTACCTGGGTACGATGCTCGGTTCACAGTGGCAGATTAACGTGTTCACTCATCTGCTGCGTTTGCCGGTGGCGTTTTTTGAGCGCCGCCATCTGGGCGATATCGTCTCGCGCTTCGGCTCTCTGAAGTCGATCCAGCAGACGGTCACCACTTCGTTCATTGAGGCGATGCTCGACGGACTGATGACCGTCATCACGCTCGGACTGATGATTGCTTACAGCCCGAAGCTGGCGCTCGTCGCCGTGGTGGCGATGGTGATTTATGCCCTGGCGCGCTGGGCCTGGTTCGGGCCGTTGCGGCGAGCCAGCGAGAATCAACTGGTCCATGCGGCTCGTCAACAATCGCACTTTCTGGAAAGCGTGCGCGGCGTGCGCACCATCAAACTGTTCAATCGCCACGAGCAGCGCTGCAACGCCTGGAGTGCCTTGCTGGTGGAAGAAATCAACGCCGGTCTGCATCCCCAGAAACTGCAACTGGCCTATCGTACCTTCAACGGCGTTCTGTTCGGGCTGGTGACGATCATTATCATCTGGCTGGGCGCCAGGCTGGTGCTGGAAGGGCAGTTCAGTGCCGGAATGCTGATTGCATTCAACTCGTACAAAGAGCAGTTCAACGGCCGCGTCGCCGGGCTGATCGACAAGATCGTTGACGTCATCATGCTGCGCCTGCATGGCGAGCGCCTGGCTGACATTGTGCTGCAGGAGGCCGAGCCGGTTTCTGGCCTTGATGCATTCGATGACGCCAGCAGTGAGAAAGCGCCCAGCCTTGAAGTGCGTGATCTGCGCTTTCGCTATTCCGAGTATGAACCTTACGTGCTGGACGGTGTGTCGATCCATGTCCGCGCTGGCGAGTCGGTCGCTATCGTCGGTCCATCGGGCGGCGGCAAAAGCACTTTGCTCAACGTCATGCTCGGCATCCTGGCCCCAAGCGCTGGCAGTGTCCTGCTGAATGGACTGCCGGTCGGGCCTGAGCATGTCAACACGCTGCGGCGCCTGACCGGCACGGTACTTCAGGATGATGTGCTGTTCGCCGGGTCGATTGGCGACAACATCAGCTTTTTCGAGACCGGTGCCGATCAGCACTGGATCGAGCAGTGCGCCCGGCTGGCCGCTGTTCACGATGATATTGCTCAGATGCCGATGGGCTACAACACGCTGGTGGGCGACATGGGCACGGTATTGTCCGGCGGCCAGAAGCAGCGGGTATTGTTGGCCCGGGCGCTGTATAAAAAACCGCAGTTGCTGTTTCTTGATGAAGCGACCAGCCATCTGGACATTGCTCGCGAAGCGGCGGTCAATCAGGCGCTTCAGGCGTTGAACATCACCCGGATCATTGTTGCCCACCGACCAGAAACCATTCGCTCGGCGGATCGGGTCGTGGCGCTTGCCAATGGTCGAATTGCCTACGACGGCCCTGTGCTCGAAGAGCCTTCAGCGCAGGGCTCCGAGCCGTGA